One segment of Halalkalicoccus tibetensis DNA contains the following:
- a CDS encoding potassium channel family protein, whose amino-acid sequence MGPFRGGRSSATVEYEPVSVKDLLVEMKDTSELLIDLSYSAVLLNSESIAEEVLRLEERMDVLQLRARMSLLMAARNPSDAEALAPVLGIVSGAEKISDATGDIAKVVLEEVGLPGAMRTALPEAVETLVRASAIEGSEYTGRTLGDINLESETGVRVIAIRRGEDWIVNPGPGTAIEAGDVALLRGPDHGIGEVYETLSGEAYTPTEVEDSKIEDLDRAVDSIVLMKNLSELAVDLAYGSILFDNVELAEEVHNLEVEVDALRSRFEAWTLRAAADAPDPVALRGLLHLGFSTEEISDAALEITEGVLREIDVHPVVELAVQESDEIIARVALDSGSPLEGTSLVGGVPESDVSMNVLAVRRPEEGWMLVPDADTELEAGDVLIAKGTRTSGEAFRDLATA is encoded by the coding sequence ATGGGCCCCTTTCGCGGCGGACGGTCGTCGGCCACCGTCGAGTACGAGCCGGTGAGTGTCAAGGACCTGCTCGTCGAGATGAAGGACACCTCCGAGCTGCTGATCGACCTCTCGTACTCGGCGGTGTTGCTGAACAGCGAGAGCATCGCCGAGGAGGTCCTCCGGCTCGAGGAGCGCATGGACGTCCTCCAGCTTCGCGCGCGGATGAGCCTGCTGATGGCCGCGCGCAACCCCTCCGATGCCGAAGCGCTCGCGCCGGTCCTGGGGATCGTCAGCGGCGCCGAGAAGATCAGCGACGCGACCGGCGACATCGCGAAGGTGGTGCTCGAGGAGGTCGGGCTCCCGGGCGCGATGCGCACGGCGCTGCCCGAGGCCGTCGAGACGCTCGTGCGCGCGAGCGCGATCGAGGGTTCGGAGTACACCGGGCGCACGCTCGGCGACATCAACCTCGAGTCCGAGACGGGGGTCCGGGTCATCGCGATCCGCCGGGGCGAGGACTGGATCGTCAACCCGGGCCCGGGGACAGCGATCGAGGCCGGCGACGTGGCGCTGCTTCGCGGGCCCGACCACGGCATCGGCGAGGTCTACGAGACGCTCTCGGGCGAGGCCTACACCCCCACGGAGGTCGAGGACTCGAAGATCGAGGACCTCGACCGGGCGGTCGACTCGATCGTCCTGATGAAGAACCTGAGCGAGCTCGCGGTCGATCTGGCCTACGGCTCGATCCTCTTCGACAACGTCGAACTCGCGGAGGAGGTCCACAACCTCGAGGTCGAGGTCGACGCGCTGCGCTCGCGCTTCGAGGCCTGGACGCTGCGGGCCGCGGCCGACGCGCCCGACCCCGTCGCGCTCCGGGGCCTGCTCCACCTGGGGTTCAGCACCGAGGAGATCAGCGACGCCGCCCTCGAGATCACCGAGGGCGTCCTCCGGGAGATCGACGTCCACCCCGTCGTCGAGCTCGCGGTCCAGGAGAGCGACGAGATCATCGCCCGTGTGGCCCTCGACAGCGGGAGCCCGCTCGAGGGGACCTCCCTCGTCGGGGGCGTCCCCGAGTCCGACGTGAGCATGAACGTGCTCGCGGTCCGCCGGCCCGAGGAGGGCTGGATGCTCGTCCCGGACGCCGACACCGAACTGGAGGCCGGCGACGTCCTCATCGCGAAGGGGACGCGGACCTCGGGCGAGGCGTTCCGCGACCTCGCGACCGCCTGA
- a CDS encoding DUF5797 family protein has translation MTLSEEARERLADVVSHQPTKNAELQERWGMESGSEVHQYLENELSEYYYRDEDSLIRATPDAADLVDVDPGIEGGEDGTVIRVPELQGQVFEVLAGPEERSQSVVSVLQDLRAEFDIDPEVGDVRSALQSLKRKGVVEVEYRAVPTFRKVAPREDVTVETQE, from the coding sequence ATGACCCTCTCGGAGGAGGCCAGGGAGCGCCTCGCGGACGTCGTCTCGCACCAGCCGACCAAGAACGCCGAACTACAGGAGCGGTGGGGGATGGAGAGCGGCAGCGAGGTCCACCAGTACCTCGAAAACGAGCTCTCGGAGTACTACTACCGCGACGAGGACAGCCTCATCCGCGCGACGCCCGACGCCGCCGACCTCGTCGACGTCGACCCCGGGATCGAGGGGGGCGAGGACGGCACCGTCATCCGGGTGCCCGAGCTTCAGGGGCAGGTCTTCGAGGTGCTCGCGGGTCCCGAGGAGCGCTCCCAGAGCGTGGTCTCGGTGCTCCAGGACCTCCGGGCGGAGTTCGACATCGACCCCGAGGTCGGCGACGTGCGCTCGGCGCTCCAGAGCCTGAAACGCAAAGGGGTGGTCGAGGTCGAGTACCGTGCCGTTCCGACCTTCCGGAAGGTCGCGCCCCGCGAGGACGTCACCGTCGAGACCCAGGAGTAG
- a CDS encoding PUA domain-containing protein — protein MDEFEERPRLRRIADYQFGHGAGTALFDGELRVARSKSGRPRQVHAPTGRVVSLGADGRFTLGIEGGTRLLAALSAPTGRVVVGDESEPFVREGKNVFAKFVSTVDPEIRPGDEVCVVHEDGGLLAVGRAELPADGMLDFATGMAVKVREGCED, from the coding sequence ATGGACGAGTTCGAGGAACGCCCCCGCCTGCGCCGGATCGCCGACTACCAGTTCGGCCACGGCGCCGGAACGGCGCTGTTCGACGGGGAGCTGCGGGTCGCACGCTCGAAGTCGGGCCGGCCCCGCCAGGTCCACGCCCCGACGGGGCGGGTGGTCTCGCTGGGCGCCGACGGCCGGTTCACGCTCGGCATCGAGGGCGGAACGCGGCTGCTCGCGGCGCTTTCCGCGCCGACGGGGCGGGTGGTCGTCGGCGACGAGAGCGAGCCGTTCGTCCGCGAGGGCAAGAACGTCTTCGCGAAGTTCGTTTCGACGGTGGACCCCGAGATCCGCCCGGGCGACGAGGTCTGCGTCGTCCACGAGGACGGCGGGCTGCTGGCGGTCGGGCGCGCGGAGCTGCCCGCCGACGGGATGCTCGATTTCGCGACCGGCATGGCCGTGAAGGTCCGCGAGGGCTGCGAGGACTGA
- a CDS encoding transcription factor S: MEFCDECGSMMMAQDDVWVCNSCGHEQPKGDSASYTTTDAQEESEVIESGAENSGLPTTSAQCPECDNDRAYWYMQQIRAADESETRFFVCTECEHKWREDDH, from the coding sequence ATGGAATTCTGCGACGAGTGCGGCTCGATGATGATGGCCCAGGACGACGTCTGGGTCTGCAACAGCTGCGGGCACGAACAGCCCAAGGGCGACAGCGCCTCCTACACTACGACCGACGCCCAGGAGGAGAGCGAGGTCATCGAATCGGGCGCCGAGAACAGCGGGCTGCCCACCACGAGCGCGCAGTGTCCCGAGTGTGACAACGACCGCGCCTACTGGTACATGCAACAGATCCGGGCGGCCGACGAGAGCGAGACGCGGTTTTTCGTCTGCACCGAGTGCGAGCACAAGTGGCGCGAGGACGACCACTAG
- a CDS encoding MFS transporter yields the protein MARMADGVGNSFLIIVLPLYIASGVVEGRTFGLTESMIIGIVLSLVGFVSSLGQPFAGRVSDRTGRRKSYILLGLGGLTAANLLYLFAGSYVTLVAVRALQGISIAFIIPSSVALVNELAGAGTRGGNMGVYNTFRLVGFGSGPVAAGALVNAGPYSPLGIELSGFEATFYLAAGAAALGFLLVTVLVHDPAELERTERDLSVDVLDGEGGLDPIFTLGVASFFMATGIALFATLQPEVNARLDQGSTWFGVQFAAFVIAQVFLQVPIGRATDRWGRRPFILVGLVLLVPTTLAQGIVLDSAVMLAVRFLQGVAGAMVFAPALALAGDLATGGDSGTKLSVLTMAFTLGIAIGPLSAGFLVSLGFVVPFAVGAALAVLGLVLVYTQVEETVGRESPRAGSGPAAQD from the coding sequence ATGGCCCGGATGGCCGACGGCGTCGGTAACTCCTTTCTCATCATCGTCCTCCCCCTCTACATCGCGAGCGGGGTCGTCGAGGGGCGGACCTTCGGGCTGACCGAGTCGATGATCATCGGGATCGTCCTCTCGCTGGTAGGGTTCGTCAGCAGCCTCGGCCAGCCGTTCGCCGGACGCGTATCGGATCGGACGGGCCGACGCAAGTCCTATATCCTGCTGGGCCTGGGCGGACTGACGGCGGCGAACCTGCTGTACCTGTTCGCGGGCTCGTACGTCACGCTCGTCGCGGTGCGGGCCCTTCAGGGGATCTCGATCGCGTTCATCATCCCCTCGTCTGTCGCGCTGGTCAACGAGCTGGCGGGCGCGGGCACCCGCGGGGGCAACATGGGCGTCTACAACACCTTCCGGCTGGTGGGCTTCGGCTCGGGGCCGGTCGCCGCCGGCGCGCTCGTCAACGCCGGGCCCTACAGCCCCCTCGGGATCGAGCTGAGCGGGTTCGAGGCGACCTTCTATCTCGCGGCCGGGGCCGCGGCACTGGGCTTCCTGCTGGTCACGGTACTGGTCCACGACCCCGCGGAGCTCGAACGCACGGAGAGGGACCTCTCGGTCGACGTCCTCGACGGCGAGGGCGGGCTCGACCCGATCTTCACCCTCGGGGTCGCCTCCTTCTTCATGGCGACGGGGATCGCGCTGTTCGCGACCCTCCAGCCCGAGGTCAACGCCCGCCTCGACCAGGGCTCGACCTGGTTCGGGGTCCAGTTCGCCGCCTTCGTCATCGCGCAGGTCTTCCTCCAGGTACCGATCGGCCGGGCGACCGACCGCTGGGGGCGGCGGCCGTTCATCCTCGTCGGGCTGGTGTTGCTCGTCCCCACGACGCTCGCCCAGGGGATCGTACTCGACTCGGCGGTCATGCTCGCGGTGCGGTTCCTCCAGGGGGTCGCCGGCGCGATGGTGTTCGCCCCCGCGCTCGCGCTCGCGGGCGACCTCGCGACCGGCGGGGACTCGGGGACGAAGCTCTCGGTGCTGACGATGGCGTTCACCCTCGGGATCGCGATCGGCCCGCTCTCGGCGGGCTTTCTCGTCTCGCTCGGCTTCGTCGTTCCCTTCGCCGTCGGGGCGGCCCTCGCGGTCCTCGGGCTGGTCCTGGTCTACACGCAGGTCGAGGAAACGGTCGGCCGGGAGAGCCCCCGGGCGGGCTCGGGGCCCGCGGCTCAGGACTGA
- a CDS encoding DUF5787 family protein, with translation MTRERIDHEFGFELRVCRWAERNWPPESDPVPAIVSRQLGTRGRRWDTIVLEVDPEGLARREAFGRERLDSDLLHVVRNAPAEWAYYRHALPHPGYPWRYVRESIHEADSREILDVRKRSNRVEIRRRFEYPDWVLRIVAIENKPDLDASAARALGDQLERDVALGLADEVWVATRATGERVEPALLEDLPVEVGILVVSGEGASARWHPRRLAPDEPGTRITERPAGGGHDRSAARFEYVSPNWKAEKRLAIAERAYERGWRSYVDTMRPDCRHFEGRIDSGALVPHCGAKDREQTAAECSGSCPEFAPEPPAWRTKGWPIEGGPGKGIRELLERRRERARARSEAGATPGSRR, from the coding sequence ATGACGCGCGAGCGGATCGACCACGAGTTCGGCTTCGAGCTCCGGGTCTGTCGGTGGGCCGAACGGAACTGGCCCCCCGAGAGCGACCCCGTTCCCGCGATCGTCTCGCGCCAACTCGGGACCCGCGGGCGGCGCTGGGACACGATCGTCCTCGAGGTCGATCCCGAAGGGCTTGCCCGCCGGGAGGCGTTCGGCCGCGAGCGTCTGGACTCGGACCTCCTCCATGTCGTCCGGAACGCGCCCGCCGAGTGGGCCTACTACCGCCACGCGCTGCCCCACCCGGGCTACCCGTGGCGCTACGTGCGCGAGTCGATCCACGAGGCCGATAGTAGGGAGATCCTCGACGTCAGGAAGCGGAGCAACCGGGTCGAGATCCGCCGCCGATTCGAGTACCCCGACTGGGTTTTGAGGATCGTCGCCATCGAGAACAAACCCGACCTCGACGCCAGCGCGGCGCGCGCGCTCGGCGATCAGCTGGAACGCGACGTCGCGCTCGGGCTCGCCGACGAGGTCTGGGTCGCGACCCGCGCGACGGGCGAGCGCGTCGAGCCCGCCCTGCTCGAGGACCTCCCCGTCGAGGTCGGGATCCTCGTCGTCTCGGGCGAGGGGGCGAGCGCCCGCTGGCACCCCCGCCGGCTCGCGCCCGACGAGCCAGGGACGCGGATCACCGAACGCCCCGCCGGAGGGGGTCACGACCGCTCGGCCGCGCGCTTCGAGTACGTCTCGCCCAACTGGAAGGCCGAAAAGCGCCTCGCGATCGCCGAGCGCGCCTACGAGCGAGGCTGGCGCTCCTACGTCGACACGATGCGTCCCGACTGCCGGCATTTCGAGGGCCGGATCGATTCGGGGGCCCTCGTGCCCCACTGCGGGGCGAAGGACCGGGAGCAGACCGCCGCCGAGTGCTCGGGTTCCTGTCCCGAGTTCGCGCCCGAGCCGCCCGCCTGGCGGACGAAGGGATGGCCGATCGAGGGCGGGCCCGGGAAGGGTATCAGAGAGCTGCTCGAACGCCGCCGGGAGCGCGCCCGGGCGCGCTCGGAGGCGGGAGCTACTCCTGGGTCTCGACGGTGA
- a CDS encoding nascent polypeptide-associated complex protein translates to MFGGGGGGLDPRKMEQMMEQMGIDTEEIDATEIVIRTGDEELVFTDAEVTVIQAQGQETYQIVGEPESREADAGSSAGEDAAIEDAEIPADDVEIVAMRTGASEEDAREALEAADGDLANAVEKLESEPK, encoded by the coding sequence ATGTTCGGAGGAGGCGGCGGCGGGCTCGACCCGCGCAAGATGGAACAGATGATGGAGCAGATGGGCATCGACACCGAGGAGATCGACGCCACGGAGATCGTCATCCGCACCGGCGACGAGGAGCTGGTGTTCACCGACGCCGAGGTCACCGTGATCCAGGCCCAGGGCCAGGAGACCTACCAGATCGTCGGCGAGCCCGAGAGCCGCGAGGCCGACGCGGGCTCGAGCGCCGGCGAGGACGCCGCGATCGAGGACGCGGAGATCCCCGCCGACGACGTCGAGATCGTCGCGATGCGCACCGGCGCGAGCGAGGAGGACGCCCGCGAGGCCCTCGAGGCGGCCGACGGCGACCTGGCGAACGCGGTCGAGAAGCTCGAGTCGGAACCCAAGTGA
- a CDS encoding enoyl-CoA hydratase/isomerase family protein codes for MTENATITREGGVATITVDRPDSLNALNTNTLRVLEELIEETEDARAVVLTGAGEDAFVAGADIGYMKELSVSEAMEYAELGHRICDRIETHSAPVIAAINGYAFGGGCELALACDLRVASENAVLGQTEIDLGIVPGWGGTQRLSRLVGDAAARRMVFLGERLDAEAAAEIGLVGEVVPPEELDSVVGEMAARMAEKPRFALAAAKEALNQVHESHQSAGLAYEKRLWSGLFGTEDQHEGMEAFVENRDPEFE; via the coding sequence ATGACGGAGAACGCCACGATCACCCGAGAGGGCGGCGTCGCCACGATCACGGTCGATCGGCCCGACAGCCTCAACGCGCTCAACACGAACACCTTGCGGGTGCTCGAGGAGCTCATCGAGGAGACCGAGGACGCCCGCGCGGTCGTCCTGACGGGCGCCGGCGAGGACGCCTTCGTCGCCGGCGCCGACATCGGCTACATGAAGGAGCTCTCGGTTTCCGAGGCCATGGAGTACGCCGAGCTCGGTCACCGGATCTGCGACCGGATCGAGACCCATTCGGCCCCGGTGATCGCCGCGATAAACGGCTACGCCTTCGGCGGGGGCTGTGAGCTCGCGCTGGCCTGCGACCTCCGGGTCGCCAGCGAGAACGCGGTGCTCGGCCAGACCGAGATCGACCTCGGGATCGTTCCCGGCTGGGGCGGGACCCAGCGCCTCTCGCGGCTGGTCGGCGACGCGGCGGCCAGGAGGATGGTCTTCCTCGGCGAGCGCCTCGACGCGGAGGCCGCCGCCGAGATCGGCCTCGTCGGCGAGGTCGTCCCCCCGGAGGAGCTCGACTCCGTCGTCGGGGAGATGGCCGCCCGGATGGCCGAGAAGCCCCGCTTCGCGCTCGCGGCCGCGAAGGAAGCGCTCAACCAGGTCCACGAGAGCCACCAGTCGGCGGGGCTGGCCTACGAAAAGCGCCTCTGGAGCGGGCTCTTTGGCACCGAGGACCAGCACGAGGGTATGGAAGCGTTCGTCGAGAACCGCGACCCCGAGTTCGAATGA
- a CDS encoding bis(5'-nucleosyl)-tetraphosphatase yields MTVDATSAGAILFRDTRGRREYLLLKSRPGDWEFPKGGVEGEEELQQTAIREVKEEAGIADFRLIDGFRDEYDYVFQANGKTIHKTVHLFIAESFEASAELSTEHRDLQWRDYEQAINTITQDGPRDILEDAHEFLDEEGY; encoded by the coding sequence ATGACGGTAGACGCGACAAGCGCCGGCGCGATCCTCTTCCGGGATACGCGCGGACGGCGCGAGTACCTCCTCCTCAAGAGCCGCCCGGGGGACTGGGAGTTCCCCAAGGGCGGCGTTGAGGGCGAGGAGGAGCTCCAACAGACCGCGATACGCGAAGTGAAAGAGGAGGCCGGCATCGCCGATTTCCGGCTCATCGACGGCTTCCGCGACGAGTACGACTACGTCTTCCAGGCGAACGGCAAGACGATCCACAAGACGGTCCACCTGTTCATCGCCGAGTCCTTCGAGGCCTCGGCCGAGCTCTCGACCGAGCATCGCGACCTCCAGTGGCGCGACTACGAACAGGCGATCAACACCATCACGCAGGACGGCCCCCGGGACATCCTCGAGGACGCCCACGAGTTCCTCGACGAGGAGGGCTACTGA
- a CDS encoding C-terminal binding protein encodes MSSTVLVTDADFPDLGIEHELAREAGVELESADAESSEEVIEAAREVGADALLVQYAPITREVFEALDLAAVGRYGIGVDSVDLDAASDHGVPVVNVPDYCQDEVAEHALALTLSSVRETARFDGRVKNGEWDWTAGKPINRLQGATVGFVGFGSIPERLAEKASGFGFEYLAYDPYRSEEELAGAGVEKVGLEGLLARARIVSVHAPLTEETRELLDAGAFETMREDAVLVNTARGGLVDVGALAAAIEDDEIAGAGLDVLPEEPPEESPLFDLEEVVLTPHVAWYSEESIADLRETVTRDVLSVLAGGEPTNPVQS; translated from the coding sequence ATGAGCTCGACGGTTCTCGTCACCGACGCCGACTTCCCGGACCTCGGGATCGAGCACGAGCTCGCCAGGGAGGCGGGCGTCGAGCTCGAGAGCGCGGACGCCGAATCGTCCGAGGAGGTGATCGAAGCCGCCCGCGAGGTCGGCGCCGACGCCCTGCTCGTCCAGTACGCACCGATCACCCGCGAGGTCTTCGAGGCGCTCGACCTCGCCGCGGTGGGTCGCTACGGCATCGGCGTCGACAGCGTCGACCTCGATGCGGCCTCGGATCACGGCGTCCCCGTCGTGAACGTTCCCGACTACTGCCAGGACGAGGTCGCCGAACACGCCCTCGCGCTGACCCTTTCGAGCGTGCGCGAGACCGCCCGGTTCGACGGGAGAGTGAAGAACGGCGAGTGGGATTGGACGGCCGGCAAGCCGATCAATCGCCTCCAGGGCGCGACGGTCGGCTTCGTCGGTTTCGGTTCGATCCCCGAACGCCTCGCCGAGAAGGCGTCCGGCTTCGGCTTCGAGTACCTCGCGTACGACCCCTATCGCTCGGAGGAGGAGCTCGCGGGGGCCGGCGTCGAGAAGGTCGGGTTGGAGGGGCTGCTCGCGAGGGCGAGGATCGTCTCGGTCCACGCGCCGCTGACCGAGGAGACCCGCGAGCTGCTCGACGCCGGGGCGTTCGAGACCATGCGCGAGGACGCGGTGCTCGTGAACACCGCCCGGGGCGGACTCGTCGACGTCGGGGCGCTCGCCGCGGCGATCGAGGACGACGAGATCGCGGGTGCCGGCCTCGACGTCCTACCCGAGGAGCCCCCGGAGGAGTCGCCGCTGTTCGATCTGGAGGAGGTGGTCCTGACGCCCCACGTCGCGTGGTACTCCGAGGAGTCGATCGCGGATCTACGCGAGACGGTCACCCGGGACGTCCTCTCGGTGCTGGCGGGCGGGGAGCCGACCAACCCCGTTCAGTCCTGA
- a CDS encoding methyltransferase domain-containing protein, giving the protein MILLVRGDREYLREPGETLETDLGVLEIPTDAEPGDVLETHLGEEFRVRELRGPDLFNHLERTGAPMLPRDVGLVIGETGLAAGDRVLDAGTGTGVLASHLGRLGADVVTYERKPEFAEVARENMALAGVDERVEVRTGDLTDDLEDLSGFDVLTLDTEDAPDAVARADELLVPGGFLAVYSPFVEATREVVEAARESLSDVRAVETIQRELDVDSRGTRPSTGPVGHSGYLVFARNV; this is encoded by the coding sequence GTGATCCTGCTGGTCCGGGGCGACCGCGAGTACCTCCGCGAGCCGGGCGAGACGTTGGAGACCGACCTGGGGGTCCTCGAGATCCCCACGGACGCCGAGCCGGGCGACGTCCTCGAAACCCATCTGGGCGAGGAGTTCCGCGTCCGCGAGCTGCGCGGACCGGACCTGTTCAACCACCTCGAGCGCACCGGCGCGCCGATGCTGCCCCGCGACGTCGGGCTCGTGATCGGCGAGACCGGCCTCGCCGCCGGCGACCGGGTGCTCGACGCCGGCACCGGCACCGGCGTGCTCGCGAGCCACCTCGGACGATTGGGCGCCGACGTCGTGACCTACGAGCGAAAGCCGGAGTTCGCCGAGGTCGCCCGCGAGAACATGGCGCTGGCGGGCGTCGACGAGCGCGTCGAGGTCCGGACCGGCGACCTGACCGACGACCTCGAGGACCTGTCGGGGTTCGACGTCCTCACCCTCGACACCGAGGACGCCCCCGACGCGGTCGCGCGGGCCGACGAGCTGCTCGTTCCCGGCGGGTTTCTCGCGGTCTACTCGCCGTTCGTCGAGGCGACCCGCGAGGTCGTCGAAGCGGCTCGCGAGAGCCTCTCGGACGTGCGGGCCGTCGAGACGATCCAGCGCGAGCTCGACGTCGATTCCAGGGGAACGCGTCCGAGTACGGGCCCGGTGGGCCACTCGGGCTATCTGGTGTTCGCGCGCAACGTGTAG
- a CDS encoding uS10/mL48 family ribosomal protein: protein MTFVTKLTLQSGDRAVLDRVVDEIAEFVERKGAEMKGPHPSPPETLRVPQHKRTTGGDSFGSWSYTVYTRTIEIVGHDSVARQVMDRERPAGVHLGVEVERVRQVGSS, encoded by the coding sequence ATGACCTTCGTCACCAAACTGACGCTCCAGAGCGGGGACCGGGCGGTCCTCGACCGGGTCGTCGACGAGATCGCCGAGTTCGTCGAGCGAAAGGGCGCCGAGATGAAAGGACCACACCCGAGCCCGCCCGAGACGCTGCGGGTGCCCCAGCACAAACGAACGACGGGCGGCGACAGCTTCGGCTCGTGGTCCTACACGGTCTACACGCGCACCATCGAGATCGTCGGCCACGACTCGGTCGCGCGCCAGGTGATGGATCGCGAACGCCCCGCGGGCGTCCACCTCGGCGTCGAGGTCGAGCGGGTCCGGCAGGTCGGATCGAGTTAG
- a CDS encoding HalOD1 output domain-containing protein has translation MSVSQHDEPAHRVEYEESDELSFVVVSAVAAVSSSSITEIGPINDIVDPEALCELFATRPDGQARDGGRVSFRLDGYPIEIDADSREVLVYE, from the coding sequence ATGAGCGTCTCCCAACACGACGAGCCGGCCCACCGCGTCGAGTACGAGGAAAGCGACGAGCTGTCGTTCGTCGTGGTGAGCGCCGTGGCCGCGGTGTCGTCCTCGTCGATCACCGAGATCGGGCCGATCAACGACATCGTCGACCCGGAGGCGCTCTGTGAGCTGTTCGCGACGCGGCCCGACGGGCAGGCGCGGGACGGCGGCAGGGTCTCCTTTCGTCTCGACGGCTACCCCATCGAGATCGATGCGGACAGCCGCGAGGTGCTGGTCTACGAGTGA
- a CDS encoding NYN domain-containing protein — translation MTVVHPNQRVAVLVDSQNLYHSAHSLYSRNIDYSGLLEEAVRGRELTRAIAYVIRADSPEEESFFEALIDIGFETKIKEIKTFGDGSKKADWDVGMSLDAVTLAPHVDTVVLCTGDGDFSRLCSHLRHQGVRVEVMALGPSTADELVEATDSFVDMTDHEETFLL, via the coding sequence ATGACGGTCGTTCACCCCAATCAGCGCGTCGCCGTGCTGGTCGACTCACAGAACCTCTATCACTCCGCCCACAGCCTCTACTCCCGGAACATCGACTACTCCGGGCTGCTCGAGGAGGCCGTGCGGGGTCGCGAGCTCACCCGGGCGATCGCCTACGTGATCCGCGCGGACTCCCCCGAGGAGGAGAGCTTCTTCGAGGCGCTGATCGACATCGGCTTCGAGACGAAGATCAAGGAGATCAAGACGTTCGGCGACGGCTCGAAGAAGGCCGACTGGGACGTCGGGATGAGCCTCGACGCCGTCACGCTCGCGCCCCACGTCGACACCGTCGTGCTCTGTACCGGCGACGGCGACTTCTCGCGGCTCTGTTCGCATCTACGCCACCAGGGCGTGCGCGTCGAGGTGATGGCGCTCGGCCCCTCGACGGCCGACGAGCTGGTCGAGGCGACCGACTCCTTCGTCGACATGACCGACCACGAGGAGACGTTCCTGTTGTGA
- a CDS encoding HalOD1 output domain-containing protein has protein sequence MTQAVAVPVACVPYEEDATLAVIDAVSAATDRSPAEIGPLNDVIDPDALNEVFGPTCDDRRRTGGWVRFPFEGFSVVVDGGRQEVRLYE, from the coding sequence ATGACACAAGCAGTGGCGGTCCCAGTGGCGTGTGTCCCGTACGAGGAGGACGCGACTCTCGCGGTGATCGACGCGGTTTCGGCCGCTACCGACAGATCCCCGGCCGAGATCGGGCCGCTGAACGACGTGATCGACCCGGACGCGCTGAACGAGGTGTTCGGCCCGACGTGTGACGACCGTCGACGGACGGGCGGATGGGTCCGATTCCCGTTCGAGGGGTTCTCGGTCGTGGTCGACGGGGGACGCCAGGAGGTCCGTCTCTACGAGTGA